Proteins from one Harpia harpyja isolate bHarHar1 chromosome 24, bHarHar1 primary haplotype, whole genome shotgun sequence genomic window:
- the LOC128135798 gene encoding zinc finger protein 239-like yields MFLAEDPWGLLALGQCPPHVPPAPGPANPPQPPPVPMPPTRDATDAACHQRGVPTSPPAPEGHRCGDCGKTFGARSRLAVHRRVHTGERPFACAHCGKRFSQSSALGLHRRLHTGERPHACADCGKAFAVPSHLAVHRRVHTGERPFACAHCGKRFSQSSALALHRRGHTGERPHACAECGKAFAVASHLAAHRRIHTGEKPFPCPRCGKRFRQRSGLVTHQRGHNTQKPYKCTECGKAFGQSSHLMRHLGTHTGEKPYKCGACAKSFTQNSNLLQHQRTHTGEKPYECGACGKRFGWSSNLSQHRRLHSGQKPFQCSQCGKCFGESARLLEHQRTHTGEKPYRCPDCPKTFSRGSHLARHRRLHAAERGPGPALAMHRGL; encoded by the exons ATGTTCCTGGCCGAGGACCCCTGGGGGCTGCTGGCCCTGGGACAGTgtcccccccacgtcccccccg CTCCCGGCCCCGCCAACCCTCCGCAACCACCCCCGGTGCCGATGCCGCCCACCCGTGACGCCACCGACGCCGCCTGCCACCAGCGTGGCGTCCCcacgtccccgccggcgccggagggCCACCGCTGCGGCGACTGCGGTAAGACCTTCGGCGCCCGCTCCCGGCTGGCGGTGCACCGGCGGGTGCACACCGGCGAGCGACCCTTCGCCTGCGCCCACTGCGGCAAACGCTTCAGCCAGAGCTCGGCGCTTGGCCTTCACCGGCGCCTGCACACCGGCGAGCGGCCCCACGCCTGCGCCGACTGCGGCAAAGCCTTCGCCGTGCCCTCGCACCTTGCGGTGCATCGGCGGGTGCACACCGGCGAGCGACCCTTCGCCTGCGCCCACTGCGGCAAACGCTTCAGCCAGAGCTCGGCGCTGGCTCTGCACCGGCGCGGTCACACCGGCGAGCGGCCCCACGCCTGCGCCGAGTGTGGCAAAGCCTTCGCCGTCGCCTCTCACCTGGCCGCTCACCGCCGCATCCACACCGGGGAGAAGCCCTTCCCCTGCCCGCGCTGCGGCAAGCGCTTCCGCCAACGCTCTGGCCTCGTCACCCACCAGCGGGGACATAA TACCCAGAAACCCTACAAGTGCACCGAGTGCGGCAAGGCCTTTGGGCAGAGCTCGCACCTGATGCGGCATTTGGGCACCCACACCGGCGAGAAGCCCTACAAGTGCGGCGCCTGCGCCAAGAGCTTCACCCAGAACTCCAACCTCCTGCAGCACCAGCGCACCCACACCGGCGAGAAACCCTACGAGTGCGGCGCCTGCGGCAAACGTTTCGGCTGGAGCTCCAACCTCAGCCAACACCGCCGTCTCCACAGCGGCCAGAAGCCTTTCCAGTGCAGCCAGTGCGGCAAATGCTTCGGTGAGAGCGCCCGTCTGCTCGAGCACCAGCGCACCCACACCGGTGAGAAGCCCTACCGCTGCCCCGACTGCCCCAAGACCTTCAGCCGCGGCTCCCACCTCGCTCGCCATCGCCGCCTCCACGCAGCTGAGCGGGGGCCCGGTCCGGCCCTGGCAATGCACCGGGGGCTCTGA
- the ZBTB45 gene encoding zinc finger and BTB domain-containing protein 45 isoform X1: MAEAVHYIHLQNFSRSLLETLNGQRLGGHFCDVTVRIREATLRAHRCVLAAGSPFFHDKLLLGHSAIEVPPVVPSGAVRQLVEFMYSGCLVVAQSEALQILTAASILQIKTVIDECTQIISQSRGPKALPPARPPRPEPIPPPADPRHKPLPVPPVPSEPDVRFGPSEPAPSCHSRKQRQPLRLQLPVKEEEEEEEEGGGAASAGEEGFAPPPFAAEEPPFFGAPEVFADAFLPPWPGEDGGKFGPDCSLEAPGRAPAFGAKAAPGGNGFGFAPPPPPPPPPPLYEGGVEAGLSGGGVPPVPEVAQPGPSRCPEPSYQCGHCQKTFSSRKNYTKHMFIHSGEKPHQCSICWRSFSLRDYLLKHMVTHTGVRAFQCGVCCKRFTQKSSLNVHMRTHRPERFQCRLCTKGFSHRTLLERHAAATHPVPPPGPPPGPPPPEAGLATWPGAEAAGAGPTHTA; the protein is encoded by the exons ATGGCGGAGGCCGTCCACTACATCCATCTCCAGAACTTCAGCCGTTCGCTACTGGAGACCCTCAACGGCCAACGTTTGGGCGGCCACTTCTGCGACGTGACGGTTCGTATCCGCGAGGCCACCCTACGAGCCCACCGCTGCGTCTTGGCCGCCGGTAGCCCCTTCTTCCACGACAAGCTCCTCTTGGGTCACTCGGCCATCGAGGTGCCACCCGTCGTCCCCAGCGGAGCCGTACGGCAGCTGGTGGAGTTCATGTACAGCGGTTGCTTGGTGGTGGCCCAGTCGGAAGCTCTGCAGATCCTCACCGCCGCCTCCATCCTCCAGATCAAGACGGTCATCGACGAGTGCACCCAAATCATCTCCCAGAGCCGCGGTCCCAAGGCGttgccccccgcccgcccgccccgccccgaaCCCATCCCGCCGCCCGCCGATCCCCGTCACAAACCGCTGCCGGTGCCGCCGGTACCGTCGGAACCCGACGTTCGATTCGGTCCCAGCGAGCCGGCGCCGAGCTGCCACAGCCGCAAGCAGCGGCAACCGCTGCGGCTCCAGTTGCCGGttaaggaggaggaagaggaggaggaggaagggggaggcgCCGCCAGCGCCGGTGAGGAAGGTTTCGCCCCACCGCCCTTCGCCGCCGAGGAGCCCCCGTTTTTCGGCGCTCCCGAGGTCTTCGCTGAcgctttcctccctccctggcccGGCGAGGACGGGGGCAAGTTTGGGCCCGATTGCAGCCTGGaggcgccgggccgggcgccggCGTTTGGGGCCAAGGCGGCACCGGGTGGCAACGGTTTTGGTTTtgcgccgccgcccccgccgccgccgccgccgccgctctacGAGGGGGGCGTGGAGGCGGGGCTAAGTGGTGGGGGTGTCCCCCCGGTCCCCGAGGTGGCCCAGCCCGGCCCCTCACGTTGTCCCGAGCCCTCCTACCAGTGCGGCCACTGCCAGAAGACCTTTAGCTCCCGGAAGAACTACACCAAACACATGTTCATCCACTCCG GCGAGAAGCCCCACCAGTGCTCCATCTGTTGGCGCTCCTTCTCACTCCGTGACTACCTGCTGAAGCACATGGTGACCCACACGGGCGTCCGCGCCTTCCAGTGCGGCGTCTGCTGCAAACGCTTCACCCAGAAGAGCTCCCTCAATGTCCACATGCGCACCCACCGCCCCGAGCGCTTCCAGTGCCGCCTCTGCACCAAGGGCTTCTCCCACCGTACCCTCCTCGAGCGCCACGCCGCTGCCACCCACCCCGTGCCACCGCCGGGGCCACCGCCGGGGCCGCCACCACCTGAAGCCGGGCTGGCAACGTGGCCAGGCGCTGAGGCTGCGGGTGCTGGCCCCACTCACACGGCGTGA
- the ZBTB45 gene encoding zinc finger and BTB domain-containing protein 45 isoform X2 — MAEAVHYIHLQNFSRSLLETLNGQRLGGHFCDVTVRIREATLRAHRCVLAAGSPFFHDKLLLGHSAIEVPPVVPSGAVRQLIKTVIDECTQIISQSRGPKALPPARPPRPEPIPPPADPRHKPLPVPPVPSEPDVRFGPSEPAPSCHSRKQRQPLRLQLPVKEEEEEEEEGGGAASAGEEGFAPPPFAAEEPPFFGAPEVFADAFLPPWPGEDGGKFGPDCSLEAPGRAPAFGAKAAPGGNGFGFAPPPPPPPPPPLYEGGVEAGLSGGGVPPVPEVAQPGPSRCPEPSYQCGHCQKTFSSRKNYTKHMFIHSGEKPHQCSICWRSFSLRDYLLKHMVTHTGVRAFQCGVCCKRFTQKSSLNVHMRTHRPERFQCRLCTKGFSHRTLLERHAAATHPVPPPGPPPGPPPPEAGLATWPGAEAAGAGPTHTA, encoded by the exons ATGGCGGAGGCCGTCCACTACATCCATCTCCAGAACTTCAGCCGTTCGCTACTGGAGACCCTCAACGGCCAACGTTTGGGCGGCCACTTCTGCGACGTGACGGTTCGTATCCGCGAGGCCACCCTACGAGCCCACCGCTGCGTCTTGGCCGCCGGTAGCCCCTTCTTCCACGACAAGCTCCTCTTGGGTCACTCGGCCATCGAGGTGCCACCCGTCGTCCCCAGCGGAGCCGTACGGCAGCTG ATCAAGACGGTCATCGACGAGTGCACCCAAATCATCTCCCAGAGCCGCGGTCCCAAGGCGttgccccccgcccgcccgccccgccccgaaCCCATCCCGCCGCCCGCCGATCCCCGTCACAAACCGCTGCCGGTGCCGCCGGTACCGTCGGAACCCGACGTTCGATTCGGTCCCAGCGAGCCGGCGCCGAGCTGCCACAGCCGCAAGCAGCGGCAACCGCTGCGGCTCCAGTTGCCGGttaaggaggaggaagaggaggaggaggaagggggaggcgCCGCCAGCGCCGGTGAGGAAGGTTTCGCCCCACCGCCCTTCGCCGCCGAGGAGCCCCCGTTTTTCGGCGCTCCCGAGGTCTTCGCTGAcgctttcctccctccctggcccGGCGAGGACGGGGGCAAGTTTGGGCCCGATTGCAGCCTGGaggcgccgggccgggcgccggCGTTTGGGGCCAAGGCGGCACCGGGTGGCAACGGTTTTGGTTTtgcgccgccgcccccgccgccgccgccgccgccgctctacGAGGGGGGCGTGGAGGCGGGGCTAAGTGGTGGGGGTGTCCCCCCGGTCCCCGAGGTGGCCCAGCCCGGCCCCTCACGTTGTCCCGAGCCCTCCTACCAGTGCGGCCACTGCCAGAAGACCTTTAGCTCCCGGAAGAACTACACCAAACACATGTTCATCCACTCCG GCGAGAAGCCCCACCAGTGCTCCATCTGTTGGCGCTCCTTCTCACTCCGTGACTACCTGCTGAAGCACATGGTGACCCACACGGGCGTCCGCGCCTTCCAGTGCGGCGTCTGCTGCAAACGCTTCACCCAGAAGAGCTCCCTCAATGTCCACATGCGCACCCACCGCCCCGAGCGCTTCCAGTGCCGCCTCTGCACCAAGGGCTTCTCCCACCGTACCCTCCTCGAGCGCCACGCCGCTGCCACCCACCCCGTGCCACCGCCGGGGCCACCGCCGGGGCCGCCACCACCTGAAGCCGGGCTGGCAACGTGGCCAGGCGCTGAGGCTGCGGGTGCTGGCCCCACTCACACGGCGTGA